The proteins below come from a single Balaenoptera acutorostrata chromosome 2, mBalAcu1.1, whole genome shotgun sequence genomic window:
- the PURA gene encoding transcriptional activator protein Pur-alpha: MADRDSGSEQGGAALGSGGSLGHPGSGSGSGGGGGGGGGGGGGSGGGGGGAPGGLQHETQELASKRVDIQNKRFYLDVKQNAKGRFLKIAEVGAGGNKSRLTLSMSVAVEFRDYLGDFIEHYAQLGPSQPPDLAQAQDEPRRALKSEFLVRENRKYYMDLKENQRGRFLRIRQTVNRGPGLGSTQGQTIALPAQGLIEFRDALAKLIDDYGVEEEPAELPEGTSLTVDNKRFFFDVGSNKYGVFMRVSEVKPTYRNSITVPYKVWAKFGHTFCKYSEEMKKIQEKQREKRAACEQLHQQQQQQQEETAAATLLLQGEEEGEED, encoded by the coding sequence ATGGCGGACCGAGACAGCGGCAGCGAGCAGGGTGGTGCGGCGCTGGGCTCGGGCGGCTCCCTGGGGCACCCGGGCTCGGGCTCGGGCTCCGGCGGGGGCGGTggtggcggcgggggcggcggcggcggcagtggcggcggcggcggcggggccccgGGGGGGCTGCAGCACGAGACGCAGGAGCTGGCCTCCAAGCGGGTGGACATCCAGAACAAGCGCTTCTACCTGGACGTGAAGCAGAACGCCAAGGGCCGCTTCCTGAAGATCGCTGAGGTGGGCGCGGGCGGCAACAAGAGCCGCCTCACTCTCTCCATGTCAGTGGCCGTGGAGTTCCGCGACTACCTGGGCGACTTCATCGAGCACTACGCGCAGCTGGGCCCCAGCCAGCCGCCCGACCTGGCCCAGGCGCAGGACGAGCCGCGCCGGGCGCTCAAGAGCGAGTTCCTGGTGCGCGAGAACCGCAAGTACTACATGGATCTCAAGGAGAACCAGCGCGGCCGCTTCCTGCGCATCCGCCAGACGGTCAACCGGGGGCCCGGCCTGGGCTCCACGCAGGGCCAGACCATTGCACTGCCCGCACAGGGGCTCATCGAGTTCCGCGACGCTCTGGCCAAGCTCATCGACGACTACGGAGTGGAGGAGGAGCCGGCCGAGCTGCCCGAGGGCACCTCCTTGACTGTGGACAACAAGCGCTTCTTCTTCGATGTGGGCTCCAACAAGTACGGCGTGTTTATGCGAGTGAGCGAGGTGAAGCCCACCTACCGCAACTCCATCACCGTGCCCTACAAGGTGTGGGCCAAGTTCGGACACACCTTCTGCAAGTACTCGGAGGAGATGAAGAAGATTcaagagaagcagagggagaagCGAGCTGCCTGTGAGCAGctccaccagcagcagcagcagcagcaggaggagaCCGCCGCTGCCACCCTGCTACTGCAGggtgaggaagaaggggaagaagattGA
- the IGIP gene encoding IgA-inducing protein homolog: MCSYYHMKKLSVSGCNITILAVMFSHLSAGNSPCGNQANVLCISRLEFVQYQS, from the coding sequence atgtgcagttattATCACATGAAGAAGCTCAGTGTGTCGGGCTGTAATATAACCATACTTGCTGTCATGTTCTCCCATCTCAGTGCTGGGAACTCACCATGTGGAAACCAAGCAAATGTGTTGTGCATCAGCCGGCTTGAGTTTGTTCAATATCAAAGCTGA